A stretch of Sinorhizobium meliloti DNA encodes these proteins:
- a CDS encoding GXGXG domain-containing protein, translating into MPVIDLATTPLREFNRSLHNIQQGSNDLSYEVANPRGSHAVAVGIDGPVVVDVNGSVGYYCAGMNDGGTVTVHGSAGPGVAENMMSGKVVIEGDASQYAGATGRGGLLVIKGNAASRCGISMKGIDIVVHGNIGHMSAFMGQSGHLVVLGDAGDALGDSLYEAKLFVRGTVKSLGADCIEKEMRPEHLQKLAELLEKADVKDVRPEEFKRYGSARKLYNFNIDNADAY; encoded by the coding sequence ATGCCTGTTATTGATCTCGCCACCACGCCGCTGCGTGAATTCAATAGGTCCTTGCATAATATTCAGCAGGGCTCGAACGATCTGTCCTACGAAGTCGCCAATCCTCGTGGCAGCCATGCGGTCGCCGTCGGGATCGACGGTCCCGTCGTGGTCGATGTGAACGGCTCCGTCGGCTACTATTGCGCCGGCATGAACGATGGCGGAACGGTCACGGTTCACGGCTCGGCAGGACCGGGCGTCGCGGAAAACATGATGTCCGGCAAAGTCGTGATCGAAGGCGATGCCAGCCAGTATGCGGGCGCTACCGGGCGCGGCGGCCTGCTCGTCATAAAGGGCAATGCGGCGTCGCGCTGCGGCATCTCGATGAAAGGCATCGATATCGTCGTCCACGGAAATATCGGCCATATGTCGGCTTTCATGGGCCAGTCGGGCCACCTCGTCGTGCTCGGCGATGCGGGCGATGCCTTGGGTGACAGCCTCTACGAGGCCAAGCTCTTCGTACGCGGCACGGTCAAGAGTCTCGGCGCCGACTGCATCGAGAAGGAGATGCGTCCGGAGCACCTGCAAAAGCTGGCCGAGCTCCTGGAGAAGGCCGATGTCAAGGATGTCCGGCCGGAAGAGTTCAAGCGCTACGGCTCGGCACGCAAGCTCTACAATTTCAACATCGACAACGCAGACGCGTATTAA
- a CDS encoding GlxA family transcriptional regulator, whose amino-acid sequence MAASSDSRNVQRIGFLLVRNFALMSYASATEPLRAANLLAGRPLYQIVPLAPGGGTVASSSGLSVGCADLESEGESCHTVFVCAGGEPTDWADTSASHTTLRRLSRLGIRIGGISSGAFVLAAAGLLDNRDFTIHWEHAPALKEAFPHLNPRHARFVLDGGIATCGGGVAPLDMMHAMIAERLGTDFARRVSDWYLHAAVAEPAAPQRGSAAERFGTNHPALLAVLEKMETAIERPLDRTAMARLAGVSPRHLDRLFREHRGTGFLDTYREIRLRHARRLLQQSPLSIPEIAYATGFSSPAHFSNAFKRLFSQTPGSLRRRSGS is encoded by the coding sequence ATGGCAGCATCTTCCGACAGCAGGAACGTACAGAGGATCGGCTTTTTGCTGGTGCGCAATTTTGCGCTGATGAGCTACGCATCGGCGACGGAGCCCCTGCGTGCGGCCAATCTCCTTGCCGGCCGGCCGCTCTACCAGATCGTCCCGCTTGCGCCGGGAGGAGGGACCGTCGCTTCATCTTCCGGGCTGTCGGTCGGCTGTGCGGATCTGGAGAGTGAAGGAGAGAGCTGCCATACCGTCTTCGTCTGCGCGGGCGGAGAGCCAACCGACTGGGCGGATACGTCTGCGTCCCACACGACGCTCCGGCGGCTCTCGCGCCTCGGCATTCGCATCGGCGGCATATCGAGCGGGGCTTTCGTGCTTGCCGCAGCGGGCCTGCTCGACAACCGCGACTTCACCATTCATTGGGAACACGCGCCTGCGCTGAAGGAAGCATTTCCCCATCTCAACCCGAGACACGCCCGCTTCGTGCTCGATGGCGGAATTGCCACCTGTGGCGGCGGGGTGGCGCCGCTCGACATGATGCATGCGATGATCGCCGAACGCCTGGGGACCGACTTCGCTCGCCGGGTCAGCGACTGGTATCTGCACGCGGCCGTCGCCGAGCCGGCAGCGCCGCAGCGCGGTTCGGCCGCAGAGCGGTTCGGTACCAACCATCCCGCCCTGCTCGCGGTTCTCGAGAAAATGGAAACTGCGATCGAACGGCCGCTCGACCGGACCGCCATGGCGCGCCTCGCCGGGGTTAGCCCGCGGCATCTCGATCGGCTTTTCCGGGAGCATCGCGGGACCGGCTTTCTCGACACCTACCGGGAGATCCGGCTCCGCCACGCCCGCCGGCTCCTGCAGCAGAGTCCGCTCTCCATCCCGGAGATCGCCTACGCCACCGGCTTTTCGAGCCCCGCGCATTTTTCGAATGCGTTCAAACGCCTGTTTTCGCAGACACCGGGAAGCCTGCGCCGCCGCAGCGGCTCATGA
- a CDS encoding FMN-binding glutamate synthase family protein → MSYHNPYTPPRKSATFDDYTLAEIRRAAATGIYDIRGAGTKRKVPHFDDLLFLGASISRYPLEGYREKCDTSVVLGTRFAKKPIHLKIPITIAGMSFGALSGPAKEALGRGATASGTSTTTGDGGMTDEERGHSQTLVYQYLPSRYGMNPKDLRRADAIEVVVGQGAKPGGGGMLLGQKISDRVANMRNLPKGIDQRSACRHPDWTGPDDLEIKILELREITDWEKPIYVKVGGARPYYDTALAVKAGADVVVLDGMQGGTAATQDVFIENVGMPTLACIRPAVQALQDLGMHRKVQLVVSGGIRSGADVAKALALGADAVAIGTAALVAIGDNDPHWEEEYQKLGTTAGAYDDWHEGKDPAGITTQDPELMKRLDPVAAGRRLANYLKVMTLEAQTIARACGKNHLHNLEPEDLCALTMEAAAMAQVPLAGTSWYPGKGTF, encoded by the coding sequence ATGAGCTATCACAACCCCTATACCCCGCCGCGCAAGTCCGCGACCTTCGACGACTATACGCTTGCGGAAATCCGCCGTGCGGCTGCGACCGGCATTTATGATATCAGAGGCGCCGGCACCAAGCGCAAGGTCCCGCATTTCGACGACCTTCTCTTTCTCGGCGCATCGATCTCGCGCTATCCGCTCGAAGGCTACCGCGAGAAATGCGACACCTCCGTCGTTCTGGGAACGCGCTTCGCGAAGAAGCCGATCCATCTGAAGATTCCGATCACCATCGCCGGCATGAGCTTCGGAGCACTCTCCGGTCCCGCCAAGGAAGCACTCGGACGCGGTGCGACGGCTTCGGGAACGTCGACCACCACCGGCGACGGCGGTATGACGGATGAGGAGCGCGGTCATTCTCAGACGCTCGTGTATCAGTACCTGCCGTCGCGTTACGGCATGAATCCGAAGGATCTGCGCCGCGCGGATGCGATCGAGGTGGTGGTCGGGCAAGGAGCCAAGCCCGGTGGCGGCGGCATGCTGCTCGGCCAGAAGATCTCCGACAGGGTCGCCAACATGCGCAACCTGCCGAAGGGCATCGACCAACGTTCGGCCTGCCGTCATCCGGATTGGACCGGGCCGGACGACCTCGAGATCAAAATCCTCGAACTGCGCGAGATCACCGACTGGGAGAAGCCGATCTACGTCAAGGTCGGCGGCGCGCGGCCCTATTACGACACGGCGCTCGCGGTCAAGGCCGGTGCGGATGTCGTCGTGCTCGACGGCATGCAGGGCGGGACCGCGGCGACGCAGGACGTCTTCATCGAGAATGTCGGCATGCCGACGCTTGCCTGCATTCGGCCAGCCGTCCAGGCGCTGCAGGATCTCGGCATGCACCGCAAGGTACAGCTCGTCGTGTCCGGTGGTATCCGCTCCGGCGCGGACGTCGCCAAGGCGCTGGCGCTTGGAGCCGACGCAGTGGCCATCGGTACCGCAGCCTTGGTCGCCATCGGCGACAACGACCCGCACTGGGAAGAAGAATACCAGAAGCTCGGCACGACGGCCGGCGCCTATGACGACTGGCACGAGGGCAAGGACCCCGCCGGCATCACGACGCAGGACCCCGAACTGATGAAGCGCCTCGACCCGGTCGCCGCCGGCCGGCGGCTGGCCAACTATCTGAAGGTGATGACGCTCGAAGCACAGACCATCGCCCGTGCCTGCGGCAAGAACCACCTCCACAATCTCGAGCCGGAGGATCTGTGCGCGCTGACGATGGAAGCCGCAGCCATGGCGCAGGTGCCGCTCGCGGGAACGAGCTGGTATCCTGGCAAAGGTACCTTTTGA
- a CDS encoding class II glutamine amidotransferase: MCGIVGLFLKDSRLEPQLGQLLSDMLITMTDRGPDSAGLAIYGSATEGKAKVTIQSAKPEIDFADLERDLAEAGVPARVAVKSTHAVVAIAAARLADVRAVLAAIRPDVRIMGAGDSVEIYKEVGLPKDVVARFDVRSMGGSHGIGHTRMATESAVTTLGAHPFSTGSDQCLVHNGSLSNHNNLRRELIREGIAFETQNDTEVAAAYLTAEMAKGKDLGQALTGALDDLDGFFTFVVGTKSGFGVVRDPIACKPAVMAETDRYVAFGSEYRALVNLPDIESARIWEPEPATVYFWDHQKAA; this comes from the coding sequence ATGTGCGGCATTGTTGGTTTGTTTCTGAAAGACAGCAGGCTCGAGCCGCAGCTTGGCCAGCTTCTTTCGGACATGTTGATCACCATGACGGACCGTGGTCCGGACTCGGCCGGGCTGGCCATTTACGGCTCGGCTACCGAGGGGAAGGCGAAGGTGACGATCCAGTCTGCGAAGCCCGAGATCGACTTCGCAGACCTTGAACGGGACCTCGCTGAAGCAGGCGTGCCGGCACGCGTTGCCGTCAAGAGCACTCATGCGGTCGTTGCGATCGCAGCTGCCAGGCTCGCGGATGTCCGTGCCGTTCTCGCCGCCATCCGTCCGGATGTACGCATCATGGGTGCCGGCGACAGCGTCGAGATCTACAAGGAAGTCGGCCTGCCGAAGGATGTCGTCGCACGGTTCGATGTACGCTCGATGGGCGGTTCGCATGGCATCGGCCATACCCGCATGGCTACGGAATCGGCCGTGACCACACTTGGCGCGCACCCGTTTTCCACCGGGTCGGATCAGTGCCTCGTGCATAACGGATCGTTGTCGAACCACAACAATCTGCGCCGGGAACTGATCCGTGAAGGCATTGCCTTCGAGACGCAGAACGACACCGAGGTTGCTGCCGCGTACCTGACGGCGGAAATGGCCAAGGGCAAGGATCTCGGACAGGCCTTGACCGGCGCGCTCGACGACCTCGACGGCTTCTTTACCTTCGTCGTCGGCACCAAGTCGGGCTTCGGCGTCGTGCGCGACCCGATCGCGTGCAAGCCGGCGGTCATGGCCGAAACGGATCGCTATGTCGCATTCGGTTCCGAATACCGGGCGCTGGTCAACCTGCCGGATATCGAGAGCGCGCGCATCTGGGAGCCGGAGCCCGCGACCGTATACTTCTGGGATCATCAGAAGGCCGCCTGA